The following are from one region of the Mangifera indica cultivar Alphonso chromosome 14, CATAS_Mindica_2.1, whole genome shotgun sequence genome:
- the LOC123196533 gene encoding LRR receptor kinase SERK2-like — MLYSLNTTMPKRPNLLFVMCLLIMITAVEKFAVSESLTADCSLHFEPSASDNTACEGGDWGGFLQKNCCGSSFQIYLYALGLRTNQTGRLFLNSSEQSSCLTSLKTFEADVFSCGIEKLTSGAGDCSDYSVGDVIHHLGEELKSFGEHCNFPGSGEQWNQTCSSCVRSWRAIGEAYSTASDGLSLQNEADICRFAVMLSLTSSRIEDENYVQNVYKCLAEQESYSERINSRFSLCSAENRVSRNNRKKKLDAGFWILIGGILATIIVTALFILFKRFYKSKPPSTRPALFKDVQLKDPGCPKFPIKEVYSATQNLNELNLIGEGTAGKVYKGVLSSNRHVAIKHIINDGNVETFVREVASLSHVRHPNLVALLGYCLTVDEGFLIYELCPNGNLSKWIFRKDKTLSWIQRLEIAIDSARGLWFLHTYSEGCIVHRDIKPTNILLGPNFEAKLSDFGLSKVIDLGESQVSSEVRGTFGYVDPEYQSNCQVNSSGDVYSFGIVLLQILSGKKVINMNLKRPMPLNKVAKVLTRGGNIIEFADPKLNGMYSAEAFDVTLQLALSCTALKHQRPSMEQVVLTLEKALHISTTAKESTPETSTEHFYTPERQVLKTEI; from the exons ATGTTGTATTCTCTCAATACAACTATGCCCAAGAGGCCTAATCTGCTCTTTGTTATGTGTCTCCTCATCATGATCACAGCAGTCGAAAAATTTGCAGTTTCTGAGAGTTTAACAGCAGACTGCAGCCTTCATTTTGAGCCTTCAGCATCAGATAATACAGCTTGTGAAGGGGGAGATTGGGGTGGATTTCTGCAGAAAAACTGCTGTGGTTCATCATTCCAGATATACCTCTATGCATTGGGGCTGCGGACAAATCAAACCGGACGGCTTTTCTTGAATTCCAGTGAGCAGAGTAGTTGCCTGACTTCACTGAAGACATTTGAAGCAGATGTATTCAGTTGTGGCATTGAGAAGCTAACAAGTGGTGCTGGTGACTGCTCTGACTATTCTGTTGGTGATGTTATTCACCATCTGGGGGAAGAACTGAAAAGTTTCGGTGAACATTGTAACTTCCCAGGCTCTGGTGAGCAGTGGAATCAAACTTGTAGCTCCTGTGTGAGAAGTTGGCGAGCCATAGGAGAAGCATATTCGACAGCCTCTGATGGCTTGTCATTGCAGAATGAAGCTGATATCTGCAGGTTTGCAGTGATGTTATCATTAACAAGTAGTagaattgaagatgaaaattatGTCCAGAATGTTTACAAATGCCTTGCCGAGCAAGAAAGCTACTCCG AAAGGATCAATTCTAGATTCTCTCTTTGTTCTGCAGAGAATCGAGTATCACGCAATAACAGGAAGAAGAAACTTGATGCAG GTTTTTGGATTCTGATTGGAGGGATCCTTGCAACCATAATTGTTACTGCCTTATTCATTTTGTTCAAAAGATTCTATAAATCAAAGCCACCATCAACAAGACCTG CCTTATTCAAGGATGTTCAACTAAAGGATCCTGGCTGTCCAAAATTTCCAATCAAGGAGGTGTATTCTGCCACACAGAACCTAAATGAATTAAATCTCATTGGTGAAGGAACTGCAG GAAAGGTTTATAAAGGTGTGCTGTCCAGTAACCGGCATGTTGCTATTAAGCACATTATCAATGATGGAAATGTGGAGACTTTTGTCAGAGAAGTTGCAAGCTTATCTCATGTTAGACACCCGAATCTTGTCGCCTTGCTTGGCTATTGCTTAACTGTGGATGAGGGTTTTCTCATTTATGAATTATGTCCCAATGGCAATCTCTCAAAATGGATTTTTA GGAAGGATAAGACCCTATCGTGGATCCAAAGGCTTGAGATTGCGATTGATAGTGCTCGAGGTCTTTGGTTTCTCCATACTTATTCAGAAGGCTGCATTGTTCATCGCGATATCAAG CCAACAAACATTCTCCTTGGTCCAAATTTTGAAGCCAAGCTTTCAGATTTTGGCTTGTCAAAGGTTATTGATCTGGGGGAATCCCAGGTGAGCTCTGAAGTAAGAGGAACTTTTGGCTATGTTGATCCTGAGTACCAAAGCAACTGCCAAGTGAATTCGTCAGGCGATGTTTACAGCTTTGGAATAGTACTTTTGCAAATTCTCTCAGGGAAGAAAGTCATTAACATGAACTTGAAGAGACCAATGCCTTTAAATAAAGTG GCAAAAGTCCTAACAAGAGGTGGCAATATAATAGAATTTGCTGATCCTAAACTTAATGGGATGTACTCAGCCGAAGCTTTCGATGTCACACTTCAATTGGCTCTGTCATGCACAGCCCTTAAGCATCAACGACCGTCCATGGAGCAAGTTGTTTTAACATTAGAGAAGGCCCTGCACATATCAACAACAGCTAAAGAATCAACCCCTGAAACTTCAACTGAACATTTTTACACTCCTGAGAGACAAGTTTTGAAGACTGAGATTTAG
- the LOC123195633 gene encoding protein DELETION OF SUV3 SUPPRESSOR 1(I)-like: MEKETKVATEDLKIDLFEDDDEFEEFEINQEWDDKEEGKDTTQQWEDDWDDDDVNDDFSLQLRRELENNTEKS, from the exons ATGGAAAAGGAAACCAAAGTAGCAACTGAAGATCTGAAAATTGATTTGTTCGAAGACGATGACGAGTTTGAAGAATTTGAGATCAATCAAG AGTGGGATGACAAGGAAGAAGGAAAAGACACAACTCAGCAATGGGAAGATGATtgggatgatgatgatgtaaaTGATGATTTCTCCCTGCAGCTGAGGAGAGAATTGGAGAACAACACTGAGAAGAGCTAA